A genomic window from Silene latifolia isolate original U9 population chromosome Y, ASM4854445v1, whole genome shotgun sequence includes:
- the LOC141632054 gene encoding uncharacterized protein LOC141632054, translating into MICVYTVDEDDWHQPIIDFLDHQKLPDDPRHKVEIRRRAPKFIHYKGTLYRHSFSGQWLRCLSKDEATEAMHEAHSGICGAHQSGPKLHDRVKIMGYYWPTMAIPYALVYGVEAVLPLELQIPSLRIAIQEGLTDDEHDKLRLAELEALDEKRLEAQQKLQCYQARLSRAFNKKVRPRSFQIGDLVLAVRRPIITSHKPVGKFTSKWDGPYVVQEVYTNGAYKIVDEDGIRIGPINGKFLKRYYS; encoded by the exons ATGATATGCGTCTACACAGTTGATGAAGATGACTGGCATCAACCTATCATTGATTTTTTGGACCACCAAAAACTACCCGATGATCCCAGACACAAGGTAGAAATACGTCGACGTGCTCCAAAGTTCATTCACTATAAAGGGACACTCTACAGACATTCTTTCTCAGGCCAATGGTTGAGGTGTCTAAGCAAGGACGAAGCTACCGAAGCAATGCATGAAGCTCATTCTGGCATTTGTGGTGCTCATCAATCTGGGCCTAAACTTCATGATCGTGTAAAGATAATGGGGTATTACTGGCCAACCATG GCAATCCCGTACGCGTTGGTGTATGGAGTGGAGGCCGTGTTGCCTTTGGAGTTGCAGATCCCTTCCTTACGCATTGCTATTCAGGAGGGACTCACAGATGATGAGCATGACAAATTGCGATTAGCAGAGTTGGAAGCTCTCGATGAAAAGAGATTAGAGGCTCAACAAAAGCTCCAGTGTTATCAAGCAAGGTTGTCacgcgcattcaacaaaaaggtgcgcCCTCGTTCTTTCCAAATAGGAGACCTCGTCCTTGCAGTACGAAGACCAATCATCACCTCTCACAAGCCAGTTGGCAAGTTCACCTCTAAGTGGGATGGTCCATACGTGGTACAGGAGGTCTATACAAATGGTGCTTACAAAATCGTGGATGAAGACGGCATTCGGATAGGCCcaatcaatgggaagtttttgaagCGTTACTATTCTTAA